Part of the Macadamia integrifolia cultivar HAES 741 unplaced genomic scaffold, SCU_Mint_v3 scaffold3669, whole genome shotgun sequence genome is shown below.
AAAGACATAAGGAGTGCTGGCGTAGGCTGTGCTTCCCCCCAAGAAACCACTTTTCAATATATAATTAAGCAGAGAAAAGATAAGTTACCTTGGCATCCTAGTTGAAGGAGATAAGGGTTGCCCTCAAAACCATCTCTGCAATTACACTGATAGCCATAGCCGGGACCATTGATTGAATCAGAGCAATTGCTATTTGGACCACAAGCATAAGATTCATTATGAAGTGCTTCTTCACATGTTTGATTCCCAATTGCCCAGTCCAACACAATTGGAGTCTTCGATCTGTTGAAACTATTGACCGAAAGATCTGATGAATTGAAGGTGAAGTAATTTGGATCGCCCAAGAAACCAAAGCTGCAAGGGTTTGACTCCAAATTCTTAGCATGGTCATAATAACTATCAAATCTCACATAGAATTTTTTGATGCCCAAAGGGATTGAGGTCTGGCAACAACCAATTCCAGAGCAAGAACCATTCGTCACACTATCCATACTTTCACACAGAGATATGCACCCACTCGTAAAATTGCTGCCAGAAAAATATGAATCAAAGTAGGCAACGGTGTCACATCCGATGGCTATAAGCTTGTTGCGTTTCGATGAGAACGTGAATGGGCTATTTACTAGATTATGCCCTCTATAAGAAGAATTTCTCCCGCCTGTAGCATTGAAGCATTCAGAAGAAGGATACTCATCCTTCACTATGACTTGGGCATCCAATAATGATATCTCAAGAACCTCAATGCCATAGATTGTGGGTGTGCCACCATTCCATGCCTGATCACATGTAATACTATAATCAGGATCCCTAAAGCATCCATCTTTGAAGCCAAATGGGTATGGTATGGTTACATTTCCGCATTTTTCGTCGCAGCCTGGCAGGGATAGTTGTAGAGGAACAGCCATGGCTATTCCAACTAATGAACAAAGATTAAGCAGTATCAGAAGATTCAGAACCATGGCTACTCTTATGGCCGGCCCTTGGATGTGTTTGTTGGTGGTCTATCAATAAAATATGCTCAAGGAAAAATTCCACTCTCTCTatatctatccctctccccccccccacccccgcTCCTCCCCTATTTATGTTGAGTGAAGGTAGGACGTAGGAAGTAGGAAGTATTCTTCTTTTTGGAGAAGAAAGTAGGAAGTATTCAAGGTAGGAACTACTGAGAACACATTTACGCTTAATTTAACTATTTTATATTATCTTTTGGTAAACAATTTGGACCCCATCGattatacttttctttttatgCCACGACCGTGTGCTAAGTCGTTCTTATTAGGTTACATGAGAAAAGAATTAGTCCAGATTTTCTGTCTGTTTTCTTTTTCGAAATTATTTCTGAGGAACTGTATGAGGGCACTTTACTTATGCACACTAGAGGGGTAGGGGGAATGATGGGAAGATGggggactctctctctctctctctctctcgcttgaGTCTTTGGATTCTTTAATATGCCAAAAGACAGCTTACTTGGGCTAGAAGTTATGGAGAAGGTTTCGCCACCATGTTCAATCGACACTGTATAATAAGAGGAGATATATGAGGAGAGAGGGGGAGTCACATCAGGACCTTTTCTTCCTTGACTGAGGGACAGAGAAAACCTTTGTCcaaaaattattagaaaagtaGGCAAGCAGATCACATAATCCCATATGAAGTTTAAAGTAGAAATTTCTATGGAGTTTAATTCCTCCTGAAAGGAAGGAGCttttactactttttttttttctcctttggaaGGAGTTTCTCTACTATTGATTTTACATATGACAAACATTTTTTTGTTCGGAGGTCAGCAAAAAGATCTAACCTTTATCTTTGCTTTTGCATTGACTTGTTACTTATTCCATTTTTGTTTGGATAAATTACTTGGACACCTCCTATACTATGACCCGATTGCATTGTACCCCTAAAGTTTGAAACTATTACTTGAACCATCCCTGTATTTCAAGATTTCTTACAACTAGCCCTTATTTATTAGTCAATCACTGTTTAGTGATAACATTATGGGTTGAGAAATTCCTAAATCCCCAAACTACCCTTTTGGGGTAGTGAATTGACTTTTTACCCTTTCACTAAAACAACGGACGATGCTAGAGAAGAATGAAGCGAGTAGCCAGCAAGTTGTGATCTAACAACCTACCGCCGGCTATAAAAAAAACACCCCCAACCCTTCCACAAACTGGTACATACAAAAGAATTGACTTTCTTaagaaaaatggaatgaaaTTAAATTCTGTAGTTGTGGTTCTATAGAGGAAACCACCGCCTCCCTACTCTGTAAGCAGAtgtgtttggattttcaaaagtGCTTCGTTAGTAACTCCATAACGTATTTATCCACCCATATAGTTAACTCATTACATCCCACTATCTCTCCCCATAACCTCATCTAGATAAACTTCCCCAGCTGCTACTTATAACACTTAAACAACCACCACATGAGATCATACTATTAACTACAACCACCAACACGTATATGAACATAAGATAATAAATAACACAACTAACCCTTCCCACTCCAAGTATGCAGTAGTAGGTGTAGGATCCATGTACGTAGAGCCCTGTATGTATCATTTTCCTCGCCCCTTGAGTGTGGTCTTGTCCTCAA
Proteins encoded:
- the LOC122068267 gene encoding wall-associated receptor kinase 4-like; translated protein: MVLNLLILLNLCSLVGIAMAVPLQLSLPGCDEKCGNVTIPYPFGFKDGCFRDPDYSITCDQAWNGGTPTIYGIEVLEISLLDAQVIVKDEYPSSECFNATGGRNSSYRGHNLVNSPFTFSSKRNKLIAIGCDTVAYFDSYFSGSNFTSGCISLCESMDSVTNGSCSGIGCCQTSIPLGIKKFYVRFDSYYDHAKNLESNPCSFGFLGDPNYFTFNSSDLSVNSFNRSKTPIVLDWAIGNQTCEEALHNESYACGPNSNCSDSINGPGYGYQCNCRDGFEGNPYLLQLGCQ